aGATTAAACTAACGATTATTTTACCATAAGCATCACAACATAtgagaaagttcaaaataattaaaaatttgatttgaagtcttacggatcaaattaataattataatgatttaataatcaAAACACTATCAAAATACTCCaaatatcaattaaaaaatgatttgacgtcttataaatcaaattaataattacaataattttggacaaaattctACTATTAATGCCtgaaatattcataaaatgaacATCCACATCCAATATTCCAATTTAAATAATAACGaaacttgattaaaaaaatactacctttgacttttttttttttttcaaagaccGGCGCGGGATTTGCGACCGACGATTTGTGCCGGCTTGTGCCGGCGTCGGGGATGGTGGCGCGGGCGTTGGGCAGCGGGAGGCACAGCGACTGGTGGGCGGACCAGCAGCGACGACGGGCGAGCAGGTCGCGGGTGGAGGTGCTGCTGGTGTCCGTGGTTGCGGAGGTGCTACTGGTGGTGGTGCGACAGCAGCAATGCGGCAATCAGAGGCTCGGGGGTGAAGGCTGCTGGTGCAGTGGCGAGCTGCTGCAGGCGTCGGCGACGGAGGAGGCGTTGCTGGCTGCTGGCGGACGCTGGCGGGCGGCGATGGTGCTGCTGGTGGCTGCAGCGAGGCGACGAGCGGCGCTCGGGCAGAGTGGTCGTCAGGCGCTGCAGGcggaggcgaggcggaggcgagcgACGGCAGCAGCGCTCGGACAGAGGGAGGCATGAGCGAGCGGGGCAGAGACGGCGGCGTCGGGGAGTCGGTGACGCGGGCTGCTGGCGTCGGGCGCGCGGGCGGAGGCTGGCGGGCGCGACGGAGGCGAGCGGGATGCTGGAAACAGGCACCGACGTCGGGTGAAGCACAGCAGTGGCGAGCGGGCAGAGGCGACGCGGGGGTTGCTGTGGCGTTGGCGAGGAACAGCGGCAGCGAGCAGTCGCCGGTGCAGGCGGCAGGCAGAGCGTGAACCAAGGGGCAGATCGGTGGCGCGGGCGTCGGCAGCGGGGTCGCGACCAGCAGGCGGGTCGCGGGCCGGCGCGGGCTGCAGGCGAGGTGGGGCGCGGCGGTGGCTGGCGGAGCTGCGAGCGAGGCGGACGGGCGGCGGTGGCTGGCGTGGGTGAGGCGAGAAGCGCTGCAGGCGTCGTCGAGGGAGGTCGGctgaggcggaggcggagcggcAAGGGAGCAGCAGCGGAGTCGGCAACGGAGCTGCACGTCGCGGGCGAGTCcggcggggcggggcgggggTGGCGGAATCGCGGCGGAGGCCCGGCTGCGAGTGCCGGCGACGGGGCCGGCGTGGGTGCTCGCGGACGGAGGCCGGCAGGGGGGCGAAGACGCCCGCGCGAGGAAGACGAACTGTTTGCTGCCTTTTCTCACCTGTCGCACGtaccctctctgtctctctctctgctgtaCTTTCTCCCCTTGCTGACCTTGACTTCTTTCCCTCAAAAACGAaaaaaactttttccttttctttttgtcgctTTTtgaaccggaaaaaaaaaaaaaaacaagaaaaagccTCCTTGTACGTGAGCAACGTTTTTataggccaattttttttttttttttttcaatccaaagaaCCTCCGTAAGCCAGCAGCCGAGCGAGGTAAACCCTGGAGTAAGTAGAATCACCACTACCCCGCCTACCGGCAAGTCGGTCATTTCTAACAAGCGCAGACGACGCAGCGAGTCGAACACCGCACTCTCTCACGAAAGGAACGGTGCTCAACCAACTACACCGCCACCACGGGTGATGCCAAAAATTTAATCttcataaaatatttcatttcctttttaaatgcGCATGAATATTAATTTTGTTTGTGCATAATTCCCTTGAATATATTGTTGAAATATATGTACCATGCGTAATATTCTCTtgtatatttttcaaatattccatCCGAAACCTtcatttttgctcaaaaaataTGTCTCTCGATATATATTACctgaatatatgaaaaatctcacGTCATATAAAATATCAATACTCACTGTCGGTCTAAtgcaaaaatggaataaaataaaatagatgctcctaaaactataagttgcaattttaattctattttttgggataaaaattaacatttttaaaaaaatgcgaTAAATAACTAAACGGGTCGCTAAAATTTAGATAGCAACAGACGTTAAGTAAGACAAGAGCAATGATAGCAAGAAACTTTCGATGATTGAGTATTCTTCATGTGTTGAAGATGACTACAAATGTTTTgtccgactttatcctatcaTTATCTATTTTTGTAGGATTCAAGATGCAATGTTTATTAGTCTATTCTTATTTACTATCAATCATTTCAAATGAAAGAGGGAAATGTCGTCTTCTCCCCTATAAACAAGCCAAGGACTAGCAATTCTCCTAGATCCCCACTGTCCTTTTCGACTCGGCGCGATTCGTAAAGTGGCACGTGGATGGTCTCGTCTTGTTCAACAAAAAGACAAGACTATAGAAGAAACTAGAGTCGTGGAGAATTCAAGCTCTCGTGAAAAACGTTGTAAGTTGAGAACAGAGACAAACCAATTAGAGATTGATGGGGCAACGTAGTCAAAGGAATATGACACGCACCGTAAGGCCTTAACAACTCCTCCATTAATGTTTCCTAATGGAAGGACGGTGGGAAGACAAAGAATCCCCAGTGACATAAaacacctctttttttttttttttttttttttttttttttttttgtaaataccATAAAACATCTTTATTTGGCGATGTTTTCATAAATATCGTGAAAATGCAAATTGAAACTCAAATTTGAATGACACTGAACAATTTTGCTTTAAACAATGAGCAGACTGGcttttcacaaaatcaaatccATAATAAACTTTCTTGAAAGCACCATAGGGAAATTTTTAAGGAAACTATCTAATCAATCTTGAATCTATTATAtgaataccaattcaatcataatttttttttcaattttactaatttgatcataaatttttatgCGAAATTCGATATAGTCATTTCAGGCAATTTTCATCGAAGATCGCTAATGTGGTCGCGTGTTACATCAAATGATTAGTGATGATTGGACTACTACATTAGTAGTTTCCAGAAAAAGTGAGCCAAAATGACTATGTTAAAATTTTCCgcaaaagtttagacttgacttaataaaatcaaaacgtttaggattaaattgttATACGTACAACAGGTCTAGGACTGATTGgataattattccaaaaaattctatttaGTATACTCCTTTTGTATTCCAAAGCTCATTTTAATTGTTGATATTTTATAATCTGTTTGtctgtctctctttttttatgtcTAATGAATGGTTCCTATGGACCCCAAAGTAcgaaatgaaatagaaaaagaaaactcagagAGTAGGTAATATCCATCTAATAAACTTATCAGCCATGATACACCCGTAACCATATATTACAAGCATCAAATCAGCAAATACATTAAAGACCACCGTAGGTGATAGGTAATACAAAGGGTAATAAGTTTAAACCTATGGTAAGAATAATACAACATATCAACCTTCATGCACACACATAATCAAGATGCAAATGGAACATACTATATATACCGTGCTCCCCTCAATGCCTCAGTAAATTTTAACTGTTGCTAAAATCTCATTTCATAACTCAATTGTTGGTATTTATTGAGGCAGTGAAAAGAGCATCGAGAGAGCAGGGAGTTTCATGATTCGATAGATCTCGTAAAAACACCAAGTCATGGGGAACCTCGTTTCCATCAATACCTCAAAACTCTCCTCACATAAGTGAGCAGGGAGTTTCGCAATCGTAGCCGGCATTGGTGCATACCGGCGGCCTTCCGTAGTCACAACGTTGCAGGCATGATGAAGATGCGTTTCCATAGCTGCAGCGATCGCAACACCGTGGGTAAATAGGTCTCTGGCATCTGCACTCGTGGGCCGGCCTCCCACACCCATCATAGCACATCAGTGGCCTCTTGCATCTGCACTCGTGGACTGGCCTCCCACACCCACCATGGCACATCGGTGGCCTGTTACATTTGCACTCGTGGGCTGGCCTCCTGCATCCATCAGCACACATTGGTGGCCCCTCGCCGTGACAGTTGCATGGACAGAACCGACCACAACCCTGATTATGACATGAGGGACAAACATACACCTTCCTGATCACATATCCCAGCGGGTAACCTAGCACCGGTGGAGGgggcttttcctcttttttaggcttttcctcttttttaggCTTGGGGGGAATAATGTTGATGCTTAGAATGATATCTCCTCCCTTGCAACATATCTTTCGTCGGACCATCTCGGGATCGCAACCCACCACTTTGATCTTCACTGTGTTTTGTTTCTCGTCAAAGGTTGTATCTTTTACTTCTGCGTTCACACAGTATTATTAGCTCCAAGTATTACAAACACTCGGTGCTATTCATCATAGATAGCAGCAGGTAAAGATGCTATACAATATGGATGATCGGTTCCCGATCTAATCCAGTGGAACCGgtcactattttcttttttttttccatgtttctATTCAGATATCTTATTATCCAAACAATGACCAGAAATGGATTAAGAGCTCAAAAATCCTATACTTCCATCCATATATCTTATTGTTCAATTATAGGCTCTTATTTCCGTATAAACAATAAACTAAAcccactattttttttaaagaaataaaaaaaaatgcatatttagTCGGTCCAATCCGGTCTAGTTTCCCCTTAGAATGGGGAACCAGACCAACACTCCTGGTAACCGAACCAAACTGGCCAATTGAGTATGATTCGGATGATTCTTAATTTGAGCGGTCTGTTTTGCACATCCCTACAGTACACAATAGAATTGACACATGTACTAtggagaaagaggaaagggaagaagaattgATGCATACCTCTGTTATTCATCGACACAATAAGAGAAGTAtaaagattaattaattgaggtGAAGGCGAGGGACTCACGAGGGATCTCACACAGaattttcttgatcttcttgtaACAGCGACGACACTGAAGATCCACTTTGATCGCCATCTCAGTGACCTACAACATTGAAAGTAAGCATAACAAAACTAGCTACAACGTTGGGAAAGTATGGTCAAGAAACTAAGTTCCAAAATTTAGACGACACATCAAGATGAGAAGAACAGGAAGATAATCGAATAGAAGAAATCGAGAAGATCGATGAGATAGAGAGGCAAGCTGAAGTGAATGCGAATTTCACACCTGCTCTGCCATGTTTCTTGAGCTAATAAGATGAACTGCCTCCTGAACAACTTCGCCTGCTTTAAATAGAAAAACGTGAAGGTTCCCACATTGGTTCTGGTGTCATTTTCgcgttgaattttcggaaagcATGCATTGAACTCATGACGTCTACAGTATTACATCACCAGGTCACCTGCATTATTGGGCTTTCACTTGTTTTACGTTCCATCATCAAAAGAATCACTTTCGATCACAGTCGGTATTGCAATAGAAACAGGAGAAGCACAGAGGCGACTGCCAGAATTTCATGGGTGAGAGTGTTGGGTTGAACCATATCATTTACACATTTCGATGGTTCGCTCAGTACATGCAACGGAAGTGGTATGGATTGCCCATCGAGtatgttttaaaatatttggtCAAACGGTGATAAACAAAGGTAACTCAGATATTGGATTCGCTAGTTCAATCAGTGTCACTTACTTCATAGGGAGAGAAACACAGGGttcaattataaattaaatgatacaaaggaaattagaataTTACTTGGATCACTCAAATAGGCTCGGTGTTTTTTAGCCTTCAATCACACCCAATAACTCACACGGTGTTTATTTCCCATCTCTTTTCACAAAGGAGTTACACAAGTCTCATCATAGGATTTATTAAATTCAAACACAAACTTGTTCTGTCATGGTTGCACTTCACGATCAGCACTCGAACTCCTGAAAATTCTCCACGAATTCCATTGGAAGCCACCAAGCAGGAGATCACGTTCTGATCATCAACGGCATTGAACAAATACCATCTCCTTGGAGAATATCTATCTCAAACTTTTAAAAGGAAACTTTCTTGAGCTGTCTCCAACATTTGACTGGGAAATTGCCGTTCTTTCCACACCAACTTGACATGGTTTGATCCAAAGTCCAAGTTGGTCTTTGAACCCTTGACATGATTCTAGTAAAGCATATCAAACGACAAAATATTATGTTAGACCAAGTTTGAACATTAAAAAGACGAGTTAAGCATATATGAAAGTGTTGCGATAGCACAATAGAAATTCAATACATTTTTATGGGGAGATTGTGAAGAGGAAACCCAAATCTCAGGTTGTTAACATATGCAATCGGATCCACCTTCACTCAAAAATTGAAGTCAATGAATTATGCACCAACTATTATATATATACCATACCAATTCTCCGATGTAGGACTTTctaacaaaattacaaaatttatacGTGCATCTTAACAAAAGGATCAGtgtagaaaatattatttagggACACAATGCATGgaacttatgacaaatttaacaatGCAAATCAAGCCTCATCTTCCTACCAAACCCCCACAACCCTCGGGAAAATGGTATGAAATCTAAAAACTCTACTGAAAATTAGACTATTCATATGAAGTGTGTTAAGTGTGATCAGTTCTAAGATGAGTTGGTTTCTACCCTGAAACCGGACCAAGTATGGTCGGTTACCAGTTTGTGAAACTAGGAATCGGTTCACCCAATCGTGGAACAAGACCACACCAGaccaattggttcaattaacgTCATAGTCTGATTAGACCACACCACCCCTATCTTAGACCAATTTTACAATCACGTTAATTTTTCCACGATTAAATAGACAACTCTAAGATAGGGGACCGCACATATAAAGTGGAATCCATCAGTGTAAAGAGCATGAGCTATCGATtggaaagaacaaagaagattCCCTCATCAAGCCATTGTCGCGTGGTTACGAAGTCGCCATCCGCAGTACAAGGTGACATAGACTCCATTTATGATGTTTACGGACTGCAGATTATCGCTAATCAGGTTAAATGTGGCTTGTAATTTAGGTAGGAGTAAAGTTGAGAACTTGAGAATATTGACATGTTATCAATAAATCGCTCTGTACATGTTCTAGGATTTGTAAACAATCTGTTCAAGGAGCTTGGGTTAGATCTAAAAAACTGAATCCTCAAAGATTGTTATATGACTGACCCGAAGACCCTAAAGCTTGTGTTTTCCCCCAATTCCCATACGCATCATCATCAGATACATTATCAATGCAAGTCTCTTTTGCTCACGAGAACCTGACGACACGGAGGCGGACAAACGGCGAATTGGGCACAACTCCGGCAAGAGGTCCTGTGCTCGTCACTCAACAGCTAGCCACAGAAGACTAAGATATCTTAATTACTTGACACCATACCATTTTTCCAATATAGGACTTTCTAACAAGTTTATGCATGCATCTTAATAAAATGACCAGtgtagaaaatattatttagggACACAATGCATGgaacttatgacaaatttaacaatGCAAATCAGGCCTCATCTTCCTACCAAACCCCCACAACCCTCGGGAAGAAGGTATGAATCTAAAAACTCTACCCATAATCAGACTATTTATTTGAAGTGTGTTAAGAGTGATTGGTTCTAAATTGAGTCAATTCCCACCCTAAAATCTGATCAAGTATTGTTGGTTCCCAGTTTGTGAAATTAGGAATCAGTCCACCCAGTCTTGGAACAAACTAGACCAAACCAATTGGCCTCCAATCCCAAAACgggtgatttcttcttcttcttcttcttctttgtttggtttcttCTATTTCCTAAAAGAAGGAGTTCCctactattaaaagaaaaaaaaatactaattaCAGTTTGCTtcagaattaaaaataaaataaaaaatcatggcTAGTCCGTTAATCCGATACTATTGGTCCGGTTATTTACGTGGAAAGTAgcttttcaaacaaaaataataatatgaaaCCAAACTATATCAGGAAATGAAAGGATAGTGGAACATCTCCAATCGACGATAGACCAAACTGCACGTACACAATTGGGTTGGCAATGGGGATAAGGATCATGTTGGTCTTTGGAATAATTCTATTTTGTTTCTCTCAATGCCATTCGTAGCGTTTTACTATCACGCTGATTTTTCCACGATTAAATAGACAGCTCTAAGATTGGGGACGGCGAATATAATAGTGGAATCCATCAGTATAAAGAGCATAAACTATTGATTAGAAAGAACAAAGAATCTTCCCTTATCGAGCCATTGTCGTGGTTAAAGAGTCGCCATCCGCAGTACAAGGTGACATGGACTCCATTTATGATGTGTATGGACCGCATTATCGCTAATTAGGTTAAATGTGGCTTGTAATTTAGGTGGGACTAAAGTTGAGAACTTAAGAATACCGACATGTTATCAATAAATCGCTAACTGTACATGTTCTAGGATTTGTAAACAATCTGTTCAAGGAGCTTAgagtaaatttaaaaaactGAATCTAAAGATTGTTATATGACTGAACAGAAAACCCTAAAGCTTGTGTTTTCCCCTATTCCTATACGCATCATCATCAGATACATTACCAATGCAAGTCTCTTTTGCTCGCAGAGAACCTGATGACATGGAGGCGGACTAACGGCGAATTGGGCACAACTCCGGC
The sequence above is drawn from the Eucalyptus grandis isolate ANBG69807.140 chromosome 11, ASM1654582v1, whole genome shotgun sequence genome and encodes:
- the LOC108959772 gene encoding protein PYRICULARIA ORYZAE RESISTANCE 21, which codes for MAEQVTEMAIKVDLQCRRCYKKIKKILCEIPQVKDTTFDEKQNTVKIKVVGCDPEMVRRKICCKGGDIILSINIIPPKPKKEEKPKKEEKPPPPVLGYPLGYVIRKVYVCPSCHNQGCGRFCPCNCHGEGPPMCADGCRRPAHECKCNRPPMCHGGCGRPVHECRCKRPLMCYDGCGRPAHECRCQRPIYPRCCDRCSYGNASSSCLQRCDYGRPPVCTNAGYDCETPCSLM